In Rattus norvegicus strain BN/NHsdMcwi chromosome 1, GRCr8, whole genome shotgun sequence, a genomic segment contains:
- the Cst6 gene encoding cystatin-M precursor translates to MERPHFPLAMGLGLLAFCLLTLSPDARAELRSRRTGERQNLSPDDPRVLKAAQAAVASYNMDSNSLYYFRDTKVIDAKCQLVAGIKYYMTVDIESTECRKTRVSGDHVDLTTCPLAAGVQQEKLRCNFELLEVPWKNTTQLLKHDCVQV, encoded by the exons ATGGAGCGTCCTCACTTCCCGCTGGCGATGGGCCTTGGCCTGCTCGCATTCTGCCTCCTGACCCTATCCCCGGATGCCCGCGCTGAGCTGCGGAGCCGCAGGACCGGAGAACGCCAGAACCTGTCACCCGACGACCCGCGGGTGCTGAAGGCCGCACAGGCAGCTGTGGCCAGCTACAATATGGACAGCAACAGCCTCTACTACTTCCGAGACACCAAAGTCATCGATGCAAAATGTCAG CTGGTGGCTGGCATCAAGTACTACATGACTGTGGACATAGAAAGCACAGAGTGCAGAAAGACCAGAGTCTCTGGAGACCACGTGGACCTCACCACCTGCCCCCTGGCTGCAGGAGTGCAACAGGAG AAACTTCGTTGCAACTTCGAGCTCCTTGAAGTCCCTTGGAAGAACACCACTCAGCTTCTAAAGCATGACTGCGTGCAGGTGTGA